The following are from one region of the Stigmatella ashevillena genome:
- a CDS encoding Hsp70 family protein, protein MHVCGLDFGTSNTAAALPDGTVLPIAPETREQRLFRSVLFFPEDERTVYAGAPAITRYLEDNAGRFIQSVKSFLHSRSFRATQVHGRTWTIEDLVAILLRRVREAMAAHLGSAPEAVVLGRPAVFTEDAEADALAEQRLRKAAELAGFTRIQFLIEPIAAALAYEAQLSRDELVLVADFGAGTTDLTLMRLGPSRRGQPDRRGDVVGSTGVRIGGDRFDAEIMRHKLLPRFGAGTTYRVRGLSDKRLKVPQHVMAKLLSWHEMSFIREKSTQELMEMMLESSDQPETAEALYDLVMENLGYRLFRAIEEVKVRLSQDEEATLDFEEARITLHERITRAEFESFSQPLLTELDQCTQGLLDRCTGVGEIDAVFLTGGSSQIPAVRQLYVQRFGEGRVRTADAFTSVAEGLGRASATLSG, encoded by the coding sequence ATGCACGTTTGTGGTCTCGACTTTGGAACCAGCAACACGGCGGCGGCCCTGCCGGATGGCACGGTGCTGCCCATCGCCCCGGAAACGCGTGAGCAGCGGCTCTTCCGCTCCGTCCTCTTCTTCCCCGAGGACGAGCGCACCGTGTACGCCGGGGCCCCGGCCATTACCCGGTACCTGGAGGACAACGCCGGGCGCTTCATCCAATCGGTGAAGTCCTTTCTGCACAGCCGCTCGTTCCGCGCCACGCAGGTCCACGGCCGCACCTGGACCATCGAGGACCTGGTGGCGATCCTCTTGCGGCGGGTACGAGAGGCCATGGCGGCCCACCTGGGCAGCGCTCCAGAGGCCGTCGTGCTCGGCCGCCCCGCGGTCTTCACCGAGGACGCGGAGGCCGACGCGCTGGCCGAGCAGCGGCTGCGCAAGGCCGCGGAGCTCGCGGGCTTCACCCGCATCCAGTTCCTCATCGAGCCCATCGCCGCGGCCCTCGCCTACGAGGCCCAACTGTCACGCGATGAGCTGGTGCTGGTGGCGGACTTCGGCGCGGGCACCACGGACCTGACGTTGATGCGGCTGGGGCCCTCGCGGCGAGGGCAGCCGGACCGGCGCGGAGACGTGGTGGGCTCCACGGGCGTGCGCATTGGCGGCGATCGCTTCGACGCGGAGATCATGCGCCACAAGCTGCTGCCCCGCTTCGGCGCGGGCACCACCTACCGGGTCCGGGGCCTGTCGGACAAACGGCTCAAGGTGCCCCAGCACGTCATGGCCAAGCTGCTGTCCTGGCACGAGATGTCCTTCATCCGGGAGAAGTCCACCCAGGAGCTGATGGAGATGATGCTGGAGTCCAGCGATCAGCCCGAGACGGCCGAAGCGCTGTACGACCTGGTGATGGAGAACCTGGGGTACCGGCTGTTCCGGGCCATCGAAGAGGTGAAGGTTCGGCTGTCTCAGGATGAGGAGGCGACGCTGGACTTCGAGGAGGCCCGCATCACCTTGCATGAGCGCATCACCCGTGCCGAGTTCGAATCGTTCAGCCAACCGCTCCTCACCGAGCTGGACCAGTGCACGCAAGGGCTGCTCGACCGGTGCACAGGGGTGGGAGAGATCGACGCGGTGTTCCTCACGGGAGGCTCTTCGCAGATTCCCGCCGTGCGCCAGCTCTACGTCCAGCGCTTTGGCGAGGGCCGGGTGCGCACCGCGGATGCCTTCACCTCGGTGGCCGAGGGACTGGGCCGGGCCTCCGCCACCCTCTCGGGCTGA
- the sitI6 gene encoding SitI6 family double-CXXCG motif immunity protein produces the protein MSQFYWLREGRSPSLTGSLQAKHRWGLPGLHCSACGATWAGSASAFPGVDLTSLPERAAFEKARPEPLEEFVRLRERVRPLVPVGAQLLPGAELGPLEGTASGAFGQFFLQSAWMPLIRREALERLQAEGIRGLRAFPTQLRFRQKSPPELLELEIAAHGRLHPECFPADAPARCAMCGRLGLRRPERMLLDAASLPEQLDVFRLTDFETTLVGTKPFVEAVQRLGLSGIDSGELPTR, from the coding sequence ATGTCCCAATTCTATTGGCTTCGCGAAGGCCGCTCTCCGTCCTTGACGGGGAGTCTTCAAGCGAAGCATCGGTGGGGGCTTCCCGGCCTGCACTGCTCCGCCTGTGGCGCGACGTGGGCTGGAAGTGCTTCTGCCTTTCCTGGGGTGGACCTCACGTCTCTTCCAGAGCGGGCCGCCTTCGAGAAGGCACGCCCAGAACCGTTGGAGGAGTTTGTCCGCTTGCGTGAACGGGTTCGTCCGCTGGTGCCCGTCGGCGCCCAATTGTTGCCGGGGGCAGAGCTGGGTCCCCTGGAAGGAACTGCGTCTGGAGCCTTCGGTCAGTTCTTCCTCCAAAGTGCCTGGATGCCGCTCATTCGCCGCGAGGCCTTGGAGCGCCTCCAGGCGGAAGGCATTCGCGGTCTGCGCGCTTTTCCAACTCAGTTGCGCTTCCGGCAGAAGAGCCCTCCTGAGCTGCTCGAGTTGGAAATTGCGGCCCACGGGCGCCTTCATCCGGAGTGTTTCCCGGCCGATGCACCCGCCCGGTGCGCGATGTGTGGCCGTTTGGGGCTCCGGCGCCCTGAGCGCATGCTGTTGGATGCCGCTTCATTGCCGGAGCAACTCGACGTGTTCCGGCTGACCGACTTCGAGACGACGCTTGTGGGGACGAAGCCATTCGTGGAGGCCGTCCAGCGTCTGGGGTTGAGCGGGATTGATTCCGGAGAACTTCCCACGCGGTGA
- a CDS encoding 2OG-Fe(II) oxygenase — MSVAKVEGNVLAGPSFFLQRAALREVALAHRSVYAAARPFPHVVVDGFLGDPLASALAAVFPDATHEGWKRRDHPEQAARLGQLQRQAFEGVHGSLRHLLAEFSGMLFLDFLEKLTGIQGLIPDAHFRGAGLHLTLRGGHLALHTDFNRDRFRALTRRLSVLYYLNPGWEPSWGGELELWNADVTACEARILPQLDRLLVMAHGETHWHGHPNPLTCPEGRGRAAVAAYFYTAEESPEAPTPHSAKWVVPSSA; from the coding sequence ATGAGCGTCGCGAAGGTGGAAGGCAATGTCCTGGCAGGGCCCAGCTTCTTCCTCCAGCGTGCGGCGCTTCGAGAGGTGGCCCTGGCGCATCGCTCGGTGTACGCCGCCGCCCGGCCGTTTCCACACGTGGTGGTGGATGGCTTTCTCGGAGATCCGCTGGCCAGCGCTCTCGCGGCCGTATTTCCGGACGCGACGCACGAGGGGTGGAAGCGACGCGATCACCCGGAGCAAGCCGCACGTTTGGGGCAGCTTCAGCGGCAGGCGTTCGAAGGCGTTCACGGCAGTCTGCGACACCTGCTGGCAGAGTTCAGCGGAATGCTGTTTCTCGATTTCCTCGAGAAGCTGACCGGCATCCAGGGGCTGATCCCGGATGCGCATTTCCGTGGCGCAGGGCTGCACCTCACGTTGCGCGGCGGGCACCTGGCACTGCACACCGACTTCAACCGGGATCGTTTCCGGGCGCTGACCCGGCGGCTCTCGGTTCTCTACTACCTCAACCCTGGGTGGGAGCCGTCCTGGGGAGGGGAGCTCGAACTCTGGAATGCGGACGTGACGGCTTGTGAGGCACGTATCCTTCCGCAACTGGATCGTCTGCTGGTGATGGCGCACGGAGAGACGCACTGGCACGGCCATCCCAATCCCCTCACGTGCCCCGAGGGCCGAGGAAGAGCAGCGGTCGCCGCATACTTCTACACGGCGGAGGAGTCGCCCGAGGCGCCCACTCCACACAGCGCGAAGTGGGTGGTTCCCTCAAGCGCCTGA
- a CDS encoding TIM-barrel domain-containing protein, whose translation MSASHRRRATLLAATFLSTVAGVCVPALPAHAALGALTSVSLSGDTLNLTVGADTLLVQVLRPDVVKVDYRPGGIADPATAVIDPAKTWGQGHITSVDTASNPIVVTTAQLTLKISRNPTRLSVFDSTGTLVLSEQATEGVYADGVKFNHASGQAFYGITGNPLPWTERDPKQNLAEGMQRNDGGRVNANMQGDGGAPLAFTTRYGLLVDSIDGDFAITDTTLEFSGVSTRNVAYYVLIGPPKRVMASVAEISGRPALSPKWALGFNNSEWGTTQTEVFSLVQGYRDRKIPLDAFTLDFDFKAWGEDDYGEFRWNSTSASGNVHPNKFPSGSAGTFARDMAARGVMLMGIMKPRVVVGKAGGGTTVQGQWARSNNCFYPGRADYNEYFSGRPANDVDFSKQTCRDWFWQHSRQMFDSGIAGWWNDEADEANGTLFDSLQHFNMQRALYDGQRAVSDQRVFSLNRNFYLGAQRYGYGMWSGDIDSGFASMAEQRTRMLTSVNLGETKWGMDIGGFNGDPSPENYARWMQFGAFVPIYRVHGTQNKQRQPWGYGTTAEGAAKRAVELRSRLMPYLYAHERMNYETGIGLVRPLFYDYPADPNAANLTSEWMFGEWLLVAPVVEQGAVSKQVYLPAGTWTDYARGTVYTGPQTLNYPVNASTWEDIPLFVKAGAILPTQEVLQYVSEKPVKQIDLDVFPSTEPSAFTLYDDDGLTRAYENGGFFKQLITAHRTSTSVTVTAEPKAGGFTPALTHLIVKVNATQGSTARIDGTLPVRYGDLAALKAASGEGWTTGSDLYGPYTAVRIAAGVARTVVVDGTPRP comes from the coding sequence ATGTCCGCATCCCACCGCCGCCGCGCGACGTTGCTCGCGGCCACGTTCCTCTCCACCGTGGCGGGGGTCTGCGTACCCGCCCTGCCTGCCCACGCGGCCCTCGGGGCCCTGACCAGCGTCTCCCTCTCGGGAGACACCCTGAACCTCACCGTCGGCGCAGACACGCTCCTGGTCCAAGTACTGCGGCCAGACGTCGTCAAGGTGGACTACCGCCCCGGCGGCATCGCCGACCCCGCCACCGCCGTCATCGATCCCGCCAAGACCTGGGGGCAGGGCCACATCACCTCCGTCGACACGGCGTCCAATCCCATCGTGGTCACCACGGCGCAGCTGACGCTGAAGATCAGCCGGAACCCCACCCGCCTCTCCGTCTTCGATTCCACGGGGACGCTGGTGCTGAGCGAACAGGCGACCGAAGGCGTGTACGCGGATGGGGTGAAGTTCAACCACGCGTCCGGGCAGGCGTTCTATGGCATCACCGGCAACCCACTGCCATGGACCGAGCGAGATCCCAAACAGAACCTCGCCGAGGGCATGCAACGCAACGACGGGGGCCGGGTCAACGCCAACATGCAAGGCGATGGGGGGGCCCCTCTGGCCTTCACCACCCGTTACGGGCTGCTGGTGGACTCCATCGATGGGGACTTCGCCATCACCGACACCACCCTGGAGTTCAGCGGCGTGTCGACTCGCAACGTCGCGTACTACGTCCTGATCGGCCCGCCCAAGCGGGTGATGGCGAGCGTCGCCGAGATCTCCGGCAGGCCCGCCCTATCTCCCAAGTGGGCCCTGGGGTTCAACAACAGCGAGTGGGGCACCACGCAGACGGAGGTCTTCTCGCTCGTCCAGGGCTACCGGGACCGGAAGATCCCCCTGGACGCCTTCACCCTGGACTTCGACTTCAAGGCCTGGGGCGAGGACGACTACGGCGAGTTCCGGTGGAACTCGACCTCCGCCAGCGGCAACGTGCACCCGAACAAGTTCCCCAGCGGCTCGGCCGGAACGTTCGCCCGGGACATGGCGGCCCGGGGCGTCATGTTGATGGGCATCATGAAGCCTCGGGTGGTCGTCGGAAAGGCAGGCGGCGGCACCACCGTGCAGGGACAGTGGGCACGCTCCAACAACTGCTTCTACCCGGGCCGCGCCGATTACAACGAGTACTTCTCCGGCCGCCCGGCCAACGACGTCGACTTCTCCAAGCAGACGTGCCGTGACTGGTTCTGGCAACACTCCCGGCAAATGTTCGACTCGGGCATCGCGGGCTGGTGGAACGACGAGGCCGACGAGGCAAACGGGACGCTGTTCGACAGCCTCCAACACTTCAACATGCAGCGGGCACTCTACGACGGGCAGCGGGCTGTCTCGGACCAGCGGGTGTTCTCGCTCAACCGCAACTTCTACCTGGGCGCCCAGCGCTACGGCTACGGCATGTGGTCCGGCGACATCGACTCCGGGTTCGCCTCGATGGCGGAGCAGCGCACCCGCATGCTCACCAGCGTCAACCTCGGCGAGACCAAGTGGGGCATGGACATCGGTGGCTTCAACGGGGATCCGTCCCCGGAGAACTACGCCCGCTGGATGCAATTCGGCGCGTTCGTGCCCATCTACCGTGTCCACGGAACGCAGAACAAGCAGCGCCAGCCGTGGGGTTATGGAACCACCGCGGAGGGCGCGGCCAAACGCGCCGTCGAGCTGCGCAGCCGGTTGATGCCCTACCTGTATGCCCATGAACGAATGAACTACGAGACGGGCATCGGCCTGGTGCGGCCCCTGTTCTACGACTACCCGGCCGATCCGAACGCCGCGAACCTCACCAGCGAGTGGATGTTCGGCGAGTGGCTGCTCGTGGCCCCCGTCGTCGAGCAGGGAGCGGTCAGCAAGCAGGTGTATCTGCCCGCGGGCACCTGGACCGACTACGCCCGAGGCACCGTCTACACGGGCCCCCAGACGCTCAACTATCCGGTCAACGCGTCCACCTGGGAGGACATCCCACTGTTCGTCAAGGCAGGCGCGATCCTCCCGACCCAGGAAGTGTTGCAGTACGTGAGCGAGAAGCCCGTGAAACAGATCGACCTCGACGTGTTCCCCTCCACGGAACCGAGCGCGTTCACCCTCTACGACGACGACGGATTGACCCGGGCCTACGAGAACGGTGGCTTCTTCAAGCAACTGATCACCGCACACCGCACGAGCACTTCGGTCACCGTGACGGCCGAGCCAAAGGCGGGCGGCTTCACCCCGGCGCTCACCCACCTCATCGTGAAGGTCAACGCCACACAGGGCTCGACGGCGCGGATCGATGGGACCCTCCCAGTCCGGTACGGGGACCTCGCGGCGCTCAAGGCCGCCAGCGGTGAGGGATGGACCACCGGCTCCGACCTGTACGGCCCCTACACTGCGGTGCGCATCGCGGCCGGGGTGGCACGGACCGTCGTGGTCGACGGCACGCCGAGGCCCTGA
- a CDS encoding phytanoyl-CoA dioxygenase family protein: MDEAKILRKEFALRELVERLPVVEDIDHWRRLTPGAPITEHPWKTLGDTASGSPPEAARELGAQLRHEGYFQTEPIVPEALLHQMKACIESVRAAGFPPMFALVYDVFYQALAYARPVLEAMLGADFQLVPNFWVYYVETKDDGKGFEPHRDAEYPDTIGADGMPTVLTVWVALTDATPLNSCIYVVPIHRDPQYPEAISKLRTGGSRIALEDIRALPTQAGTVSCWNQYIYHWGSRSSQRAPTPRISYALYCQRGDRAAVDDVQLDPRGRIEFGTRVALICRSLYRYSHLSLQETEDAAPLLAFMARHGVSRPVRPGQAPSS, encoded by the coding sequence ATGGACGAGGCCAAGATCCTTCGCAAGGAATTTGCCCTGCGAGAGTTGGTGGAGCGCTTGCCGGTGGTCGAGGACATCGACCACTGGCGCCGACTCACCCCGGGGGCGCCTATCACGGAGCACCCCTGGAAGACACTTGGAGACACGGCGTCCGGAAGCCCGCCGGAGGCCGCGCGCGAGCTGGGCGCACAGTTGCGGCACGAGGGGTACTTCCAGACGGAGCCCATCGTGCCCGAGGCGCTGCTCCACCAGATGAAGGCCTGCATCGAATCGGTGCGGGCGGCTGGGTTCCCGCCCATGTTCGCCCTCGTCTACGACGTTTTCTACCAAGCCCTCGCCTATGCCCGGCCCGTGCTGGAGGCAATGCTGGGCGCGGACTTCCAACTCGTGCCCAACTTCTGGGTCTACTACGTCGAGACGAAGGACGACGGAAAGGGTTTCGAGCCTCATCGAGACGCGGAGTACCCAGACACGATTGGCGCGGATGGCATGCCCACGGTCCTGACGGTCTGGGTGGCCCTGACGGATGCCACGCCCCTCAACTCCTGCATCTACGTCGTCCCCATTCACCGGGATCCGCAATACCCCGAGGCGATCTCCAAGCTGCGCACGGGCGGCAGCCGCATCGCCCTGGAGGACATCCGGGCACTGCCCACCCAAGCGGGCACGGTGTCCTGCTGGAACCAATACATCTATCATTGGGGGAGCCGCAGCAGTCAGCGCGCCCCGACGCCGCGCATCAGCTATGCTCTCTATTGCCAGAGAGGCGATAGGGCCGCCGTGGATGACGTGCAGTTGGATCCCCGGGGCCGCATCGAATTCGGTACCCGGGTGGCACTCATCTGCCGGAGCCTGTACCGCTACTCCCACTTGAGCCTCCAGGAGACCGAGGACGCCGCGCCCCTGTTGGCGTTCATGGCCCGGCACGGTGTGTCCCGGCCGGTGCGCCCTGGACAAGCCCCCTCCTCGTAG
- a CDS encoding SMI1/KNR4 family protein, whose protein sequence is MQTVEGGPLLSEDSIRSFELQHGLGLPGRYREFLLATNGGRPERDLFMIEGLPENSLGRIHLFLGLNDPIESCNLGWNLRVFEGRIPAWLLPIATTEGADKICLATAGDDLGGVFFWDAYAEADAKRFYLLADDFGAFVSSLLADDLSPRISRS, encoded by the coding sequence GTGCAGACGGTTGAGGGAGGGCCTCTCCTGAGTGAGGACTCGATTCGATCCTTCGAGTTGCAGCATGGCCTCGGTCTTCCAGGGAGGTACCGAGAGTTTCTGCTGGCGACGAACGGTGGGCGGCCAGAGCGTGACCTCTTCATGATTGAGGGACTTCCTGAGAATTCGCTTGGGCGCATCCACCTGTTCTTGGGTCTCAACGACCCCATTGAATCGTGCAACCTGGGCTGGAACCTTCGCGTGTTTGAGGGACGCATTCCTGCTTGGCTCCTTCCGATTGCGACGACAGAGGGCGCAGACAAGATCTGTTTAGCGACTGCAGGTGATGACCTAGGGGGGGTCTTCTTCTGGGACGCCTATGCGGAGGCCGACGCGAAACGTTTCTACCTCCTTGCTGACGACTTTGGTGCCTTCGTATCGTCGCTTCTGGCTGACGACCTATCCCCCAGAATTTCTAGGTCGTGA
- a CDS encoding HNH endonuclease, whose protein sequence is MPKGMMWHHHQDRTTMQLVPTDVHARTGHTGGFSGGQQ, encoded by the coding sequence ATGCCTAAAGGAATGATGTGGCATCACCACCAGGACCGGACCACCATGCAGCTTGTTCCCACTGACGTTCATGCTCGGACGGGGCACACCGGCGGCTTCTCGGGAGGCCAACAGTGA
- a CDS encoding imm11 family protein, with amino-acid sequence MSLRFFQLADDLYVPQRWYLATPIDSHGRKVRDWDFVRGTRVHVEGRLKIPIKIAGRPLDFCWALLSVPVVHVKVASMLVERAPSDVQLIPADIEGQPDQYLVLVATRLIRCIDDEASEVSFWTPEHGVPDKVGQYMGVDRLRIDKRKVGSAKVFRPEGWEVALIVSEEIKNAIEDMGVTGARFEEV; translated from the coding sequence ATGTCCCTGCGCTTCTTCCAGCTAGCCGACGACCTCTATGTTCCCCAGCGCTGGTACTTGGCTACGCCCATCGACAGCCATGGCCGCAAAGTGCGCGACTGGGACTTCGTAAGGGGGACGCGCGTCCACGTCGAAGGACGGTTGAAAATCCCCATCAAGATTGCAGGCAGGCCGCTGGACTTTTGCTGGGCTTTACTGAGCGTCCCCGTCGTCCACGTCAAGGTTGCGTCCATGTTGGTGGAGCGTGCCCCCAGCGACGTGCAGCTCATCCCCGCAGATATCGAGGGCCAACCGGATCAGTACCTCGTGCTCGTAGCAACGCGCCTCATCCGCTGCATCGACGATGAGGCGTCCGAGGTGAGTTTCTGGACACCAGAGCATGGAGTGCCCGACAAGGTCGGGCAATACATGGGCGTGGACCGCCTGCGCATCGATAAGAGGAAGGTGGGGAGCGCCAAGGTATTTCGTCCCGAAGGGTGGGAGGTTGCCTTGATCGTCTCGGAGGAGATCAAGAACGCCATAGAGGACATGGGCGTTACGGGCGCGCGGTTCGAGGAGGTCTAG
- a CDS encoding AHH domain-containing protein, with product MLWRILWKAEALLIAVLVGCSATQPVIRVDIGAEGETLISIPRAATVEPVEVAQEQVTEAIRKLAREVRLTGSPRATVERLFQLDALYGDYLYLFRERKIVPLESPGMPLEGALTQGEQQFVGRYKAWCRSAHGFEGDCLGGALVGGKYLDMQGRYMLAMALSQSPVLEEFEKALGETVSMRAVLQAAIGTVVTLFVLLALPEPITKLVAAWATAALVLWVGASTLYNLVTGWFQLMEEVKIATTFEEIREAGEKFGKLFSREAAQAFAMIAMALLTHSAKGFAEQVGTLPGSAQVSMQAAGREGILLSEVGAVESVAVTAEGFSVVLAPGAVAMAVRGARAGRTEKHHVATIANQKSNLRGGPWTPLFEELFARAGMRLNDRQNIVPLRGHKGPHPQRYHQIVLERLQRALGDCSSVAECRARLVPALDELAKLISKPGTELNRLVTLGK from the coding sequence ATGCTCTGGCGGATTCTCTGGAAGGCCGAAGCGCTGTTGATTGCCGTGCTGGTGGGGTGCAGCGCTACTCAGCCAGTGATACGGGTGGACATTGGAGCAGAGGGAGAAACCCTGATCTCCATTCCCCGCGCAGCCACGGTGGAACCGGTGGAGGTGGCGCAGGAGCAAGTGACAGAGGCGATCCGGAAACTGGCGCGCGAGGTGCGCCTGACAGGCTCACCCCGGGCGACAGTGGAGCGCTTGTTTCAACTGGATGCGCTCTATGGGGATTACCTCTACTTGTTCAGAGAGCGAAAGATTGTCCCTCTGGAGTCGCCCGGGATGCCTCTGGAAGGGGCGTTGACCCAGGGGGAGCAGCAATTCGTTGGCCGGTACAAGGCGTGGTGCCGGAGTGCCCATGGTTTCGAGGGCGATTGCCTGGGAGGGGCGCTCGTGGGCGGCAAGTACCTGGACATGCAAGGCCGGTACATGTTGGCGATGGCGTTGAGCCAGAGTCCCGTACTGGAGGAGTTCGAAAAGGCGCTGGGCGAGACGGTGAGCATGCGGGCTGTCCTCCAAGCCGCGATTGGGACTGTGGTGACGCTCTTTGTCCTGCTGGCGTTGCCCGAGCCGATCACCAAGTTGGTCGCCGCGTGGGCTACCGCGGCGCTCGTGCTTTGGGTAGGCGCCAGCACGCTCTACAACCTCGTGACAGGTTGGTTCCAGTTAATGGAAGAGGTGAAGATCGCAACTACCTTCGAGGAGATCCGCGAAGCGGGCGAAAAGTTTGGGAAGCTGTTCTCGCGTGAGGCGGCGCAAGCGTTCGCCATGATTGCCATGGCGCTTCTCACGCACAGCGCGAAGGGTTTCGCGGAGCAGGTGGGAACCCTGCCCGGTTCGGCGCAGGTGTCGATGCAGGCTGCGGGCCGCGAAGGTATCTTGTTGTCAGAGGTGGGAGCGGTGGAGTCCGTGGCTGTGACGGCCGAGGGCTTCAGCGTGGTTCTGGCACCGGGCGCGGTGGCAATGGCGGTGCGCGGCGCGCGTGCTGGCCGCACGGAGAAACATCACGTCGCAACTATCGCGAATCAGAAATCCAACTTGCGAGGGGGCCCGTGGACTCCCCTGTTCGAGGAGCTTTTCGCTAGGGCTGGAATGAGGCTGAACGACCGTCAAAACATCGTGCCGCTCCGGGGGCACAAGGGGCCTCACCCGCAGCGATACCATCAGATCGTCTTGGAGCGCTTGCAGAGGGCGCTGGGAGACTGTAGCAGCGTCGCGGAATGCCGGGCTCGGTTGGTGCCCGCGCTGGATGAACTCGCCAAGCTGATCTCGAAACCCGGAACGGAGTTGAACCGGCTCGTCACCCTGGGGAAATGA
- a CDS encoding VOC family protein encodes MERDACIPLLPCTAIEPTVAFYGLLGFEMTYQQRVPNPYVATRRGGAHLHFFGLKGLEPKTAFSSCLVIVDEVETLHETFAQALRGAYGKTPVRGVPRITRMRKGQTRFTVVDPSGNSLMFVRRDEPQNDGEGSGPVSVLAKALKTARRLRDFKNDDTAAAKVLDGALKKADVGTEGERARALAARAELFVAMGEMPRARELVRAIERLPLSDSEREALQEPLEAIERLVRELGEAEG; translated from the coding sequence ATGGAGCGTGATGCCTGCATCCCCCTGCTTCCCTGCACTGCGATTGAACCCACAGTCGCGTTCTATGGCCTCCTTGGTTTCGAGATGACCTATCAGCAGCGTGTGCCGAATCCATACGTGGCGACACGGCGCGGAGGGGCCCATCTCCACTTCTTCGGATTGAAGGGCCTGGAGCCGAAGACGGCCTTCAGCAGTTGCCTGGTCATCGTCGATGAGGTCGAGACGCTGCACGAGACCTTCGCGCAGGCACTGAGAGGGGCCTACGGCAAGACTCCGGTCCGAGGAGTGCCGAGAATCACCCGCATGAGGAAGGGGCAGACGCGCTTCACGGTGGTCGACCCGTCCGGCAACTCCCTCATGTTCGTCCGGCGTGACGAGCCACAGAATGATGGAGAGGGCTCGGGTCCGGTCTCTGTCCTTGCCAAGGCGCTCAAGACGGCGCGGCGCCTGCGGGACTTCAAGAACGATGACACTGCGGCGGCGAAGGTGCTGGATGGCGCGCTCAAGAAGGCGGACGTCGGCACGGAGGGCGAGCGGGCCCGGGCGCTCGCGGCACGGGCCGAGCTGTTCGTGGCCATGGGAGAGATGCCTCGCGCTCGTGAGCTGGTGCGTGCCATCGAACGCCTACCCCTCTCCGATTCAGAGCGGGAAGCACTTCAGGAGCCATTGGAGGCCATCGAGCGGCTCGTCCGCGAACTGGGGGAGGCAGAGGGCTGA
- a CDS encoding MarR family winged helix-turn-helix transcriptional regulator translates to MSSLSKEAETFTALVLEIFQVNGLLLQAGDQLSAPVGLTSARWQVLGVIDHGPATVAAVARTMGLARQSVQQTADALASDGFVEYVENPHHQRAKLVSLTAAGRRALRKVEAAHASWAARLGGSIAPGLLAAAVEGIREARMRLEADLAVTEEGAHGA, encoded by the coding sequence ATGTCCTCGCTCTCGAAGGAAGCCGAAACCTTCACCGCCCTTGTTCTCGAAATCTTCCAGGTGAACGGACTGTTGCTCCAGGCGGGTGACCAGTTGAGTGCCCCCGTGGGATTGACGAGCGCTCGCTGGCAAGTCCTGGGGGTCATCGACCATGGCCCTGCCACCGTAGCGGCGGTGGCGCGCACGATGGGGCTGGCCAGACAGAGCGTGCAGCAGACGGCGGATGCGCTCGCGAGCGATGGCTTCGTCGAGTACGTCGAGAATCCCCATCACCAACGCGCCAAGCTCGTCTCCCTGACGGCAGCGGGCCGTCGCGCCTTGCGGAAGGTCGAGGCAGCTCATGCCTCGTGGGCGGCCCGCCTGGGGGGAAGCATCGCCCCGGGGCTCCTGGCTGCGGCGGTTGAGGGAATCCGCGAGGCGCGGATGCGGCTCGAAGCGGACCTTGCCGTCACCGAAGAAGGCGCCCATGGAGCGTGA
- a CDS encoding DUF5953 family protein — MTTRRRLGIIVYAPALVSSDGRTLAVVHGMERALPGLRLEWKVSEDGRLIALPQRDAWLAEGTQDGGFPLVCNGDESYPVTVYGLQTPGSQAPGGQPLLDVHAKLPLDDAMIAAAPGVLESVAEGACALWGHATPSKVAVEIAGQTIDPVHKPGVPPRGLPALKFPEKIRSREIPHRLGWLNYWSAAAAQAIGFPDPSRDADLLSRARRTETGGWIVPLTETPLDLDTPAHLEALMRAYERFPEIGGRVK; from the coding sequence ATGACGACGCGAAGAAGACTCGGCATCATCGTCTATGCGCCAGCGCTCGTGAGCAGCGACGGTCGCACACTCGCAGTCGTCCACGGGATGGAACGGGCGCTGCCCGGCTTGCGCCTGGAGTGGAAAGTTTCCGAAGACGGGCGCCTCATTGCATTGCCTCAGCGCGACGCGTGGCTCGCAGAAGGAACCCAGGACGGGGGCTTCCCCCTCGTATGCAACGGCGACGAGAGTTACCCCGTGACGGTTTATGGGTTGCAAACACCCGGGAGCCAAGCGCCGGGCGGCCAGCCGTTGCTCGATGTCCATGCAAAGCTACCGCTGGACGATGCCATGATCGCGGCAGCGCCGGGCGTGCTGGAAAGCGTGGCAGAGGGCGCATGCGCGCTGTGGGGGCATGCGACGCCGTCCAAAGTGGCGGTGGAGATCGCGGGGCAAACAATCGATCCGGTGCATAAGCCAGGGGTTCCGCCCCGGGGGCTTCCAGCGCTCAAGTTCCCAGAGAAAATCCGCTCGCGCGAGATTCCGCATCGCCTCGGGTGGTTGAACTACTGGTCTGCCGCTGCCGCACAGGCCATCGGGTTCCCGGATCCCTCGCGTGATGCGGACCTACTCTCTCGGGCGAGGCGCACTGAGACGGGCGGGTGGATCGTTCCGCTCACAGAGACGCCGCTCGATCTCGACACCCCCGCGCACCTGGAGGCGCTCATGCGCGCGTATGAGCGCTTCCCGGAGATTGGCGGGCGCGTGAAGTGA